From one Phaeodactylum tricornutum CCAP 1055/1 chromosome 16, whole genome shotgun sequence genomic stretch:
- the Pt-KIF4 gene encoding kinesin family-like protein (Kinesin-related motor protein, involved in microtubule-based motility), with the protein ERRFTYDAVFDDDVTQQDLYQQVSAPLLTSFVDGYNATIMAYGQTGSGKTFTMGSEAHTELEVGINTGLIPRFMHGLFTSLQSKKDASDLEHSNNSLIDYHLQASFLEVYGEDVHDLLDPRRHSLPLREDSSGAIVCNGLTHRGVQTAQEVLNVLHEGTLNRTTAATLMNLTSSRSHAVFTVTLAQKYCRDGVDVSVSSRFTFVDLAGSERMKKTGAQGERAREGIKINEGLLALGNVINALAENKKAHVPYRQSKLTRLLQDALGGNSQTLFLACVSPSDTNASETLSTMHYANRARNIQNAP; encoded by the exons GAACGGCGATTTACCTACGATGCCGTCTTTGATGATGATGTTACGCAGCAGGACTTGTATCAGCAAGTTTCGGCTCCGCTGTTGACGAGCTTTGTTGATGGCTACAACGCGACT ATTATGGCCTATGGGCAGACTGGTTCGGGAAAGACTTTTACGATGGGGAGCGAAGCTCACACCGAGCTGGAAGTAGGAATTAACACCGGCTTGATTCCTCGCTTTATGCACGGACTTTTCACGAgtttgcaaagcaaaaaagaCGCTTCCGACCTCGAACACTCCAACAACAGCCTGATCGACTATCATCTGCAGGCTTCATTTCTGGAAGTCTACGGCGAAGATGTACACGATCTCTTGGATCCAAGGCGCCATTCTCTGCCTCTACGAGAAGATTCCAGCGGCGCTATCGTTTGCAACGGGCTCACGCATCGGGGCGTACAGACAGCTCAAGAGGTCTTGAACGTGTTGCACGAGGGGACCTTGAACCGCACCACTGCCGCAACGCTCATGAACTTGACGAGTAGTCGATCCCACGCCGTTTTCACCGTCACTCTTGCACAAAAATACTGTCGAGATGGAGTGGACGTATCGGTGAGCAGTCGCTTTACCTTTGTTGACCTGGCGGGCAGTGAAAGAATGAAAAAGACTGGAGCTCAGGGGGAACGCGCTCGGGAGGGTATCAAAATTAACGAAGGTCTTCTCGCGTTAGGAAATGTCATCAATGCTTTAGCAGAAAACAAGAAAGCTCACGTTCCCTACCGCCAGTCCAAACTGACGCGCTTGCTACAAGATGCTCTGGGTGGAAATAGCCAGACGCTCTTTTTGGCCTGCGTTTCACCATCGGACACAAACGCCTCCGAAACCTTATCCACTATGCACTACGCCAATCGGGCCCGCAATATTCAAAACGCTCCC
- a CDS encoding predicted protein, with amino-acid sequence MGRQSKRWKKKGGRAAGGRGGGGPGRGGGGPGRRDGETYVQTVVDAGNFKLEAYYAAQGVHDHRWNEQGELVPCNTVAEFTRERLAWRNAIASILPSSFRIAKDVSPELRQKMEADLDTLLAQTPTLEDGVSAIRKLQFLPHAFQLGFDRTKIRKHPELQALHEWLKAETDCGHITRQETVSMIPPVVLNTQPNDSVLDMCAAPGSKTSQILEQLDGPRGCLVANDANPQRAYMLTHQLRRIMHVNPVVMITACDAQFFPAVTQFDKILADAPCSGDGTSRKNIGVWKTWTQVGALGLHTLQVEIAWKGASQLLRVGGDLCYSTCSMNPMENEAVVAELLRRGQGQLELVPITLQGFRTRPGWSAWKVLSENKSRRDMKSQRNKRNAQKKWEREQQQTTESKLSQNLISTPVDSSVDGSDQTLLANGVGNVEKSNNSTIEEPIEPDMNSTASPKRENMDDNDNEEERDEVKADRDMVDQRFEPTGMNQVELLEMAKQAGLEEYHSMTDVPESLQRRVKESCFPPTIDEANTYHLDRCLRCYAHDNDTGGFFVALLRKKGTISAKDRRVQRASDSTVVVEAEPPVKKARVEDDDEDDTSPTENSNTKQEVLNDGNKEDGDNDDEDVGDPDERAKGNKISDKDQGKDDFVPVEGGVLDPIVEYYGLTGPEFCRDQFMTRAGGDAKVIYYIGAQVRALIDLGIQDRVTMINSGLKAFVRNNKECDCKYRVAQEGVHFIAPHMSARKFIASKDDFVNCLQTDPTSLAIFSDEFSSAIRPIAVGSFVVVLEGYDDQYHRKMCLSMWRCRGDNINALVAKVEIDGIQSKLQSMEAKKETECTNEAS; translated from the coding sequence ATGGGTCGACAGTCGAAgcgttggaagaaaaagggcGGTCGTGCAGCGGGAGGACGCGGGGGTGGAGGTCCAGGTCGCGGGGGAGGAGGTCCGGGTCGCCGTGACGGGGAAACCTACGTGCAAACGGTTGTGGACGCGGGGAATTTCAAGTTGGAAGCCTACTATGCAGCACAAGGCGTACACGATCACCGATGGAACGAACAGGGTGAGCTCGTGCCTTGCAATACCGTCGCAGAGTTTACGCGGGAGCGGTTGGCCTGGCGGAACGCGATTGCCAGTATCCTGCCCAGTAGTTTTCGCATCGCCAAGGATGTCTCGCCGGAACTGCGCCAGAAAATGGAAGCCGATTTGGATACCTTGTTGGCCCAGACGCCGACGCTAGAAGACGGCGTTTCGGCAATCCGCAAGCTCCAATTTCTCCCGCACGCGTTCCAACTCGGTTTCGATCGCACCAAGATTCGCAAACACCCCGAGCTCCAAGCCCTGCACGAGTGGCTCAAGGCCGAAACGGACTGCGGGCACATTACGCGTCAAGAAACGGTCAGCATGATCCCACCCGTCGTCCTTAACACTCAACCCAACGACAGCGTTCTCGACATGTGCGCCGCTCCCGGATCCAAAACCTCACAAATTCTCGAACAACTCGACGGTCCGCGGGGTTGTCTCGTCGCCAATGACGCAAACCCGCAGCGGGCTTACATGTTGACTCATCAACTCCGCCGAATCATGCACGTCAATCCGGTTGTCATGATAACGGCTTGCGACGCCCAGTTCTTCCCCGCCGTCACACAGTTCGACAAAATTCTAGCCGACGCCCCCTGCAGCGGCGACGGCACGTCCCGTAAAAATATTGGCGTATGGAAGACATGGACGCAGGTGGGGGCGCTCGGTTTGCACACTCTACAGGTGGAGATAGCCTGGAAAGGGGCCTCACAGCTACTCCGCGTCGGTGGGGATCTGTGCTACTCCACCTGTAGTATGAATCCAATGGAAAACGAAGCCGTTGTGGCCGAACTCTTACGACGGGGCCAAGGACAACTGGAGCTCGTGCCTATCACGCTACAAGGCTTTCGCACCCGACCAGGATGGTCCGCTTGGAAGGTCCTGAGTGAAAATAAATCCCGACGGGATATGAAGTCCCAGCGCAACAAACGAAACGCACAGAAAAAATGGGAACGCGAACAGCAGCAAACAACGGAGAGCAAACTTTCTCAAAACCTCATCAGTACCCCAGTGGATTCGTCTGTTGATGGTAGTGATCAAACTCTGTTGGCGAATGGCGTAGGCAACGTGGAGAAGAGCAATAATTCTACCATTGAGGAGCCGATTGAGCCCGATATGAATTCCACGGCGTCTCCGAAACGTGAGAACATGGACGACAatgacaacgaagaagaaagagacGAAGTCAAGGCAGATCGTGACATGGTTGATCAACGGTTCGAACCGACCGGCATGAATCAGGTCGAATTGCTGGAAATGGCCAAACAGGCTGGACTCGAAGAATACCACTCCATGACCGATGTTCCTGAGAGTCTGCAGCGTCGGGTCAAGGAATCTTGTTTCCCACCAACTATAGACGAAGCCAACACTTACCACCTCGATAGGTGCCTCCGGTGTTACGCCCACGACAATGATACGGGCGGATTTTTCGTTGCCTTGCTACGCAAAAAAGGTACCATCAGTGCCAAGGACCGTCGAGTACAACGTGCGTCGGACTCGACTGTGGTGGTCGAAGCTGAGCCTCCCGTAAAGAAAGCCCGGGtagaagacgatgacgaagatgacaCTTCGCCAACagaaaacagcaacaccaaacAAGAAGTTTTGAATGACGGCAATAAAGAGGACGGCGATAACGATGACGAGGATGTAGGGGATCCGGACGAGCGCGCcaaaggcaacaaaatcAGCGATAAGGACCAGGGTAAGGACGACTTCGTGCCCGTAGAGGGTGGCGTTTTAGATCCAATTGTTGAGTATTACGGCTTGACGGGTCCCGAGTTCTGCCGCGACCAATTCATGACTCGAGCAGGAGGTGACGCCAAGGTCATTTACTACATTGGGGCTCAAGTTCGCGCGTTGATTGATCTGGGTATTCAGGACCGTGTGACCATGATTAATTCCGGTCTCAAAGCTTTTGTCCGGAACAATAAAGAATGCGACTGCAAATATCGAGTTGCGCAAGAAGGAGTACACTTTATTGCCCCGCACATGTCGGCTCGCAAATTCATTGCTAGTAAGGACGATTTTGTGAACTGCTTGCAGACGGATCCCACTTCCTTGGCTATCTTTTCGGACGAATTCAGCAGCGCTATCCGACCGATTGCTGTCGGATCGTTCGTTGTAGTATTGGAGGGATATGATGATCAGTATCATCGCAAAATGTGCCTTTCGATGTGGCGGTGTAGGGGTGACAACATCAATGCTTTGGTCGCCAAGGTTGAGATTGACGGTATTCAGAGCAAATTACAATCCatggaagccaagaaagaaacagaatgtacaaacGAAGCTTCGTGA
- a CDS encoding predicted protein, whose protein sequence is MSSHGQETVVSFDELSQASSESESKKSSSNGGRSDDEARQILSKQESEDVFRLRVTVILVLFAAAMAVSASIFLMISTSEHQEFENQFEGIAERIVDAFEGIPQQRIGAVSSLAIAASAHGVDHHQHWPFVALSSFQERSTSIRNQAQALFVAIAPLISQTDRSEWESFVSSNASNWIDEGFLYQEQMGLSQFAPSGNASTIIAGAPLISSLNENVSYENSLGEGPFLPYWQTSPILEESLLNVDILNDQEKAESARTCLETRSAVFGRLESAPAASNDTESSFYTLFYSKLLSITEGEYVFEKKKDEPVAVIVATMHWASLFKNLLPTNIEGIHVVLENPCYGSFTYEIEGRNVNSIGNGDHHEVAFENTSKNASLLSVENTVDGTLNGLPLYEGECPFSISVYPTAKFRSNFITLTPLVVTLAVALIFVFTVFMFIMYDRFVERRQKIVLRKAVQTSAIVSSMFPKSVQDRLLEANEKARTQVSTGANSQMNSFFNGAERNNYDQHDPIADLFPNCTVLFADIAGFTAWSSSRDPAQVFVLLQAVYQAFDAIANRRKVFKVETIGDSYVAVAGLPEVQEKHAVVMARFAWECLIKMHQVTKDLEVSLGPDTGELSMRVGLHSGAVTAGVLRGDRARFQLFGDTVNTAARMESTGVRGKIQISQSTADLIIASGKAHWIKQRPDSVEAKGKGTLTTFWLQPRVKEGSSNCSSETEDASNPQFQYEIGDKPLRKSYALVAKQDRLIDWIVELLAEYARKIISRRGVLQTKPDRCFDLFYETPEGKTCLDEATGAVSLPQFDHEAGSKNADESVVHLDANFVQQLREYVSIIASTYRENAFHNFEHACHVAMSVNKLLKKIISPYWRPDEINGGSGGLALRLHEFTHGIYSDPLTLFGIVFSALIHDVDHRGVSNVQLIKEEREMAEVYRGKSVAEQNSLDISWGLLMSSQFKELRTCLFHNRDEMMRFRQVIVNTVLATDIFDRELNELRTKRWRMAFYESHPDTTFGNDLKATILIEHIIQASDVSHTMQHWHVYRKWNEHLFHETYLAYTEGRMASDPSTFWYEGELRFFDSYIIPLANKLRDIGVFGMSSDEYLIYALSNRQEWEQKGQETVAEMMKKYSSYRKR, encoded by the exons ATGTCTTCACACGGTCAGGAAACTGTGGTGAGCTTCGACGAGCTGTCCCAGGCAAGttccgaaagcgaaagcaaaaaatcTTCCAGTAATGGCGGACGGTCGGATGATGAAGCGAGACAAATCTTATCCAAGCAGGAATCTGAGGACGTTTTCCGTCTCCGTGTCACAGTAATTCTGGTTTTGTTTgcagccgccatggcagTCTCTGCTTCTATTTTTCTCATGATCTCTACCTCAGAACACCAAGAGTTTGAAAACCAATTTGAAGGTATCGCTGAACGAATTGTTGATGCCTTCGAAGGAATCCCTCAACAGAGAATTGGCGCTGTGAGTTCTTTGGCTATAGCGGCAAGCGCGCATGGCGTCGATCATCATCAACATTGGCCGTTTGTAGCCTTGTCTTCTTTTCAGGAGCGTTCAACCTCGATTCGAAACCAGGCCCAGGCTCTCTTTGTCGCTATCGCACCATTGATCAGTCAGACTGATCGAAGCGAGTGGGAGAGCTTTGTGTCAAGCAATGCATCCAATTGGATTGACGAAGGCTTTCTCTACCAAGAGCAAATGGGGTTAAGCCAATTTGCTCCATCAGGCAACGCGTCTACCATTATCGCTGGAGCTCCTTTAATTTCATCATTGAATGAAAATGTATCCTACGAAAACAGTTTGGGAGAAggtccttttcttccatacTGGCAAACATCTCCGATTCTAGAAGAAAGCCTGCTAAATGTTGACATTCTGAATGATCAAGAAAAGGCGGAAAGTGCTCGTACCTGTCTTGAGACCAGATCCGCGGTCTTTGGAAGGCTTGAAAGCGCTCCGGCTGCAAGCAATGACACTGAATCATCCTTCTATACGCTCTTCTATTCCAAGCTCTTAAGCATCACGGAGGGGGAGTAC GtctttgaaaaaaaaaaagatgAACCAGTTGCTGTAATCGTAGCAACAATGCACTGGGCCTctcttttcaaaaacttgctTCCTACAAATATTGAAGGCATTCACGTCGTGTTGGAAAATCCGTGTTACGGGTCCTTTACATATGAAATCGAAGGGAGAAATGTCAATTCTATCGGCAATGGT GACCACCATGAAGTAGCCTTTGAAAATACGTCGAAAAACGCGAGCCTTTTATCTGTGGAGAATACTGTTGACGGAACGCTGAATGGTCTGCCGTTGTATGAAGGTGAATGCCCGTTTAGCATAAGCGTTTACCCAACGGCAAAGTTCAGAAGCAACTTTATCACCCTGACTCCACTAGTCGTCACTCTTGCCGTTGCCCTGATTTTCGTCTTTACTGTCTTCATGTTCATCATGTACGACCGCTTTGTTGAACGACGGCAGAAAATTGTATTACGAAAAGCAGTTCAAACAAGTGCAATTGTCTCTTCAATGTTTCCGAAATCAGTCCAAGATCGTCTTTTAGAAGCCAATGAAAAAGCTAGGACTCAGGTATCGACTGGTGCGAACAGCCAGATGAACTCTTTTTTCAATGGAGCCGAGCGCAACAACTACGATCAGCACGATCCTATTGCCGATCTCTTCCCAAACTGCACTGTCCTTTTTGCGGATATCGCTGGCTTTACCGCATGGTCGTCTTCACGTGACCCTGCTCAAGTCTTTGTACTCCTTCAAGCAGTGTACCAGGCATTTGATGCTATCGCAAACCGTCGCAAGGTTTTCAAGGTTGAAACGATCGGTGATTCGT ATGTGGCTGTCGCTGGGCTTCCTGAAGTGCAGGAGAAGCATGCGGTGGTCATGGCAAGGTTTGCTTGGGAATGCCTTATCAAAATGCATCAGGTTACGAAGGATCTGGAAGTCTCATTGGGGCCTGATACCGGAGAACTTTCCAT GCGCGTGGGTCTTCACAGCGGTGCGGTCACAGCAGGTGTTCTTCGAGGGGACCGAGCTCGTTTCCAGCTCTTTGGTGATACTGTCAACACTGCTGCCCGAATGGAGAG CACCGGCGTGCGAGGTAAAATTCAGATTTCACAGTCCACTGCAGATCTCATTATAGCTAGCGGGAAAGCGCATTGGATCAAACAGCGCCCGGATTCTGTCGAGGCCAAGGGCAAAGGCACTTTAACAACTTTTTGGCTTCAACCTCGTGTCAAGGAGGGATCAAGCAATTGCTCAAGCGAAACAGAAGATGCTTCGAATCCACAATTCCAGTATGAGATAGGTGACAAACCCCTTAGAAAGAGCTACGCATTGGTTGCCAAGCAAGACCGCCTTATCGATTGGATCGTCGAGCTCCTCGCTGAGTATGCAAGAAAGATT ATTTCAAGGCGTGGTGTTCTTCAAACCAAGCCAGACCGGTGTTTCGACCTCTTCTACGAAACGCCCGAAGGTAAAACATGcctggacgaagccacaGGAGCTGTATCCCTTCCACAATTCGATCATGAAGCGGGTTCGAAAAACGCTGACGAATCTGTTGTTCACCTTGACGCTAACTTTGTTCAACAGCTTCGCGAGTACGTCTCTATTATCGCATCCACGTACAGAGAGAACGCCTTTCACAATTTTGAGCATGCCTGTCATGTCGCAATGTCGGTAAACAAACTCCTCAAGAAGATCATTTCACCCTATTGGAGACCCGACGAAATAAATGGAGGTTCAGGCGGCCTGGCGTTACGCCTCCACGAGTTTACACATGGGATCTACTCAGACCCGCTGACACTGTTTGGCATAGTGTTTTCGGCTTTAATCCACGACGTAGACCATCGTGGTGTCTCCAACGTCCAGCTCATAAAGGAGGAACGTGAAATGGCAGAGGTCTACCGGGGCAAGAGTGTCGCTGAACAAAACTCGTTGGACATTTCTTGGGGGCTCCTGATGTCGTCACAATTCAAGGAGCTCCGTACCTGCCTCTTCCACAACCGAGATGAGATGATGCGATTCCGTCAGGTGATCGTCAACACGGTGCTAGCCACAGACATTTTTGACAGGGAACTCAACGAGCTGCGTACGAAGCGGTGGAGAATGGCATTTTACGAAAGCCATCCAGACACAACTTTTGGAAACGATCTCAAAGCCACCATATTAATAGAGCATATTATCCAGGCGTCCGATGTGTCGCACACAATGCAGCACTGGCATGTATATCGCAAATGGAACGAGCACCTGTTCCACGAAACGTACTTGGCGTATACGGAAGGGCGTATGGCATCTGATCCGTCAACGTTTTGGTACGAGGGGGAACTTCGTTTTTTCGACAGTTACATCATTCCGCTGGCCAACAAGTTGCGCGATATTGGCGTCTTCGGTATGTCGAGTGACGAATACCTCATCTACGCACTCAGCAATCGTCAAGAATGGGAGCAAAAAGGCCAGGAAACAGTGGCGGAAATGATGAAAAAATACTCTTCGTATCGCAAGAGGTGA
- a CDS encoding predicted protein (mitochondrial transit peptide predicted at N-terminus), translating to MRTRIVSATAILPLFHNLGRRRFAERKRVGLILALFSTPLSNCNGRRRAVSAFLSPTNTLSSTKTPSKSFLYYSTKSRTSRSVTELLRLRASSLCLRSPKSTRTLSVMSLGAVSTESSERLVTTVTDHARTMADAAIHSVDPVTAVRDHVRKLVDLSSTAAANHTSKPGTKATLLHIGIDPHNMVNLSLSDYDHILVVAFGKASSAMATALLERLTEGQPATNQLPSISGLVIVKDGHATPQQLEILQQSRYNISVREASHPVPDQRGVDASRKLLDLVHTYASPRTLVFALLSGGGSALFCAPHESLTLLDLQQTNQALLQSGWSITDMNVVRKRLETGKGGRLAAAAHPGTVVSLILSDVLGDPLDLIASGPTVPDTSTWSDAWALAETLPEKALPDAVRRLMRAGVDGHLPDSPSPSHGVFARAVTCLVGNNAKAVTAAATTAQRLGYHPVILGTRTEGEARQVARWLVQLAQHLALPETPSKQFSLASLPAALICGGETTVTLPEQSQKHGKGGRNQELALAAALELQRVGLNSKNDVVVVVASVGTDGTDGPTDAAGAIVDGHTVDRLPGDALLALETHNAYPYLAQTDANGRSPLLKTGPTGTNVADVYLVLIQKSRLK from the exons ATGAGGACCCGAATCGTGTCGGCGACTGCAATCCTTCCCCTCTTCCATAACCTTGGTAGGAGAAGATTTGCAGAGCGCAAACGGGTTGGTTTGATCTTGGCCCTTTTCTCGACGCCTCTAAGTAACTGTAACGGTCGTCGACGGGCCGTATCCGCGTTCCTCTCTCCGACCAACACATTATCGTCGACCAAAACGCCATCTAAATCCTTTCTTTACTATTCTACAAAGAGTCGGACTTCCAGATCGGTCACTGAATTGCTACGATTACGTGCGTCGTCACTGTGTTTGCGATCCCCAAAGTCCACGAGGACTCTTAGTGTCATGTCTTTGGGTGCCGTATCGACCGAGTCGTCGGAACGACTCGTCACTACCGTAACGGATCACGCCCGCACCATGGCCGACGCGGCGATTCATTCCGTCGACCCCGTTACGGCTGTGCGCGATCACGTCCGAAAATTGGTGGATCTATCATCTACCGCTGCTGCCAACCACACATCCAAACCCGGTACGAAAGCTACACTCTTGCACATTGGGATCGACCCACACAACATGGTAAACCTCTCTCTGTCGGACTACGATCATATCCTCGTTGTAGCCTTTGGAAAGGCGTCCTCTGCCATGGCTACTGCCTTGTTGGAACGTCTTACCGAGGGCCAACCAGCGACAAACCAATTGCCCTCGATCTCCGGCCTCGTGATTGTCAAGGACGGGCACGCCACACCACAACAACTCGAGATACTGCAACAATCACGGTACAACATTTCAGTCCGAGAAGCCTCCCATCCCGTTCCGGACCAACGGGGTGTGGACGCTTCTCGCAAATTGCTCGACCTGGTACACACATATGCTTCACCACGAACCCTGGTATTCGCACTCTTGAGTGGCGGTGGGTCGGCCTTATTTTGTGCCCCGCACGAATCGCTCACTCTGCTGGATTTGCAGCAAACAAACCAGGCTTTGTTGCAGTCCGGTTGGTCCATTACCGACATGAACGTGGTACGCAAACGTCTCGAAACGGGCAAGGGTGGACGCCTCGCGGCGGCGGCCCATCCCGGAACCGTGGTAAGTCTAATATTGTCCGACGTATTGGGCGATCCACTCGACCTCATCGCCAGCGGTCCCACCGTACCGGACACCAGTACCTGGTCCGATGCTTGGGCCTTGGCTGAAACGCTCCCCGAAAAGGCCTTGCCCGATGCTGTGCGACGATTGATGCGTGCGGGGGTCGACGGGCACTTGCCGGATTCACCCTCCCCGTCACACGGCGTTTTTGCCCGAGCCGTGACGTGTCTCGTGGGCAATAACGCCAAGGCCGTAACGGCAGCTGCCACTACCGCGCAACGCCTTGGATATCACCCCGTAATTCTGGGGACGCGAACGGAAGGTGAGGCCCGGCAGGTTGCACGATGGCTAGTACAGCTCGCCCAACACTTGGCTCTACCCGAAACGCCATCCAAACAATTTTCCTTGGCCTCATTGCCAGCGGCGTTGATTTGCGGCGGCGAAACGACCGTCACTTTGCCCGAACAGAGTCAAAAGCATGGGAAGGGAGGTCGCAATCAAGAATTGGCTCTAGCCGCCGCTTTGGAACTACAACGCGTGGGTTTGAACAGTAAAAACGATGTTGTAGTCGTGGTTGCCAGTGTGGGAACGGACGGAACGGATGGTCCCACGGATGCAGCCGGTGCCATTGTGGATGGCCACACAGTGGACAGATTGCCTGGCGACGCATTGCTCGCTTTAGAAACGCACAATGCGTATCCGTATTTGGCGCAAACGGATGCAAATGGCCGGTCCCCTTTACTTAAG ACCGGCCCGACGGGAACCAATGTGGCTGACGTTTATCTTGTTCTGATTCAGAAAAGTCGCCTGAAGTGA
- a CDS encoding predicted protein: protein MQDLLEEAEGTFATESTVKELRCPFVLELWDEARAVRWDYADGERVYYRPKQRSGVVRKRRRPVEDFNVDHSLYKPDSWSILVDGRVKPKSLTDCSKLLPLTASFGSLLVRVVPDTASFRHWAVAWSGPTDRVLEIGCSTGQTSRAFWKARVSSWVGMDTSSDMVQRTRIALQQQDTATGSARANYRVCHCDALLHPNQAELEARQFGPPTLVFVDIGGNRNLSGVVLMLDWVLTRSVGVEKRSSGERQPTRLVLVKSQALARALSLFHTDNNRTLPESPNENLASQEFCRRWFEDQLRQAQTATLPRHPLQASLVYSPISATQPICRYHNYSTCQKVETCPLDHRHCHLCQRPGHIALRCPVLRADIVKPFLQK from the coding sequence ATGCAGGATCtcttggaagaagcagaaggaACATTCGCGACAGAGTCAACAGTTAAGGAGCTTCGTTGTCCGTTCGTGTTGGAGTTGTGGGACGAAGCTCGTGCCGTTCGGTGGGATTATGCCGATGGCGAACGCGTGTACTATCGACCGAAGCAACGTTCAGGGGTAGTGCGGAAGCGTCGTCGGCCCGTTGAGGATTTCAACGTAGACCATTCTTTGTACAAGCCGGACAGCTGGAGTATCCTCGTCGACGGCCGCGTCAAGCCCAAGTCCCTGACCGACTGTTCCAAATTGCTACCGCTGACCGCGTCGTTCGGATCGCTGCTGGTGCGGGTCGTTCCCGATACGGCATCGTTTCGTCACTGGGCCGTGGCTTGGTCGGGACCGACTGATCGCGTCCTGGAGATTGGTTGTTCCACCGGTCAGACGAGTCGCGCCTTCTGGAAAGCCAGGGTCTCGTCGTGGGTTGGTATGGACACCTCGTCCGACATGGTGCAGCGAACCCGCATCGCGCTTCAACAACAAGACACCGCCACTGGTTCCGCACGGGCCAACTACCGCGTTTGTCATTGCGACGCCTTGTTGCATCCGAATCAAGCCGAACTGGAAGCGAGGCAGTTTGGTCCACCAACTCTTGTATTCGTGGATATTGGCGGCAACCGGAATTTGTCCGGCGTGGTCCTAATGTTGGACTGGGTCTTAACGCGGTCCGTTGGGGTTGAGAAGCGCAGTAGTGGTGAGAGACAGCCAACACGTCTTGTGCTCGTGAAGAGTCAAGCACTGGCACGGGCCTTGTCTTTGTTTCATACTGACAACAATCGTACGCTTCCAGAAAGCCCGAATGAGAATCTGGCGTCCCAAGAGTTTTGTCGCCGTTGGTTTGAGGACCAACTGCGACAGGCACAAACCGCTACTCTGCCTCGGCACCCTCTGCAAGCGTCGTTGGTGTACAGCCCCATTTCTGCTACGCAACCCATCTGTCGATATCACAATTACAGTACCTGCCAAAAGGTCGAGACCTGTCCGTTGGATCATCGACATTGTCACTTGTGTCAACGGCCCGGTCATATTGCGCTCCGCTGTCCTGTCCTTCGGGCAGACATTGTCAAGCCTTTCCTACAAAAATGA